Within Paenibacillus albicereus, the genomic segment TCCTGAAGGAAGTCTCCATGATCGCAGCGGAGGATACGCGGCAGACGCGCAAGCTGCTCAGCCGCTTCGAGATCGATAACCGGCTGGTCAGCTATCACGAGCACAACAAGGCGAGCAGCGGTCCGGAGCTGCTGCGGCTGCTGGAGGAAGGCAGCAGCATCGCGCTCGTAAGCGATGCCGGCATGCCGGCGATTTCCGATCCGGGAGCGGATCTGGCGCGCGATGCGGCCGCACGAGGCATTCCGGTCGTGCCGGTGCCGGGGGCGAACGCCGCTTTGTCGGCGCTCGTCATGTCGGGATTGCCGACGGAGCGCTTTACCTTTGCCGGATTTCCGCCGCGGGACAAAAAGGCGCTGGACAAATGGCTCGAGCCGCTGAAGGCGCTGCCCGGCACGCTGCTGCTGTACGAGTCTCCGCATCGCATCCGCAAGACGCTGCCTGCGCTACTCGAGCGTCTGGGCGATCGGGAGGCGGCGATGGTCCGCGAGCTGACCAAGCGCCATGAGGAAGCGGCGCGGGGAAGGCTGTCCGAGCTGATCGCGCATCTGGAGGAGCATGAGCCGCTGGGCGAGTATTGCCTCGTCATCGCGGAAGGGGAAGCGGAGGCGGCGCAGACCGGAGCGGAGTGGTGGCAGTCTCTGGAGCTGGAGCAACATGTGGAGCACTACGAGCGTCTGGGCCGGGATCGCAAGGATGCGGTCAAGCTGGCGGCCGCCGATCGCGGCCTGTCCAAGCGAGATGTCTATAATGAAGTCATGCGTAAATAAAAAAAGACCTTCCTGAACCGCGGACGGTTCAGGAAGGCAAGTAAGGAGTATAAAAAGGTTAGAAATACCTTGGGTTAAGTTGCTAAAACCTAGTATACCTGATTTATTCTATTTTGTCACAGGGGAAGGCATTTCGGAAAGACAGGAATTGCAGACGATCTTTCCTTTGAAGTAGGCGACGTTTTCCGCATTTCCGCAGAAGATGCAGGCAGGCTCATACTTCTTGAGCATGATGCGTTCTCCGTCCACATAAATTTCCAGGGCGTCCTTCTCTCCGATGCCGAGGGTGCGGCGCAGCTCGATCGGGATGACGACGCGTCCGAGCTCATCGACTTTACGTACAATTCCAGTAGATTTCATCATAGGGCAACTTAACCCCTTTCATAGGTTCATGTATCGTCATGATTCGACAAAAAGCTACTTTTTATGATCCTTATCATACCAACCATTCCCAAATCAGTCAACCAGACATTTCATGCGCATTTCGCGTAAAAATACGGATTAACAGGCTTTGTAAGGGATTGGAACCTAGATTATCTTACACTATGCTTCATTCAATTGGAAATAAAAATACGACAGTATTCGACATCAGTCTATGGTTTTTGTCGAAAATATGAACGGAAAGCTAGGTGGATGGCGTGACGAGGCTGGAGGAAGAGAAAGTATTCAAGGATCCTGTCCACAAGTATATCTACGTGCAAGATCAACTGATCTGGGATCTGATCGATACGCCGGAATTCCAGCGGCTGCGGAGAATCCGCCAGCTCGGCACGACCTATCTGGTCTTTCACGGGGCGGAGCATAGCCGGTTCAGCCATTCTCTGGGCGTATATGAGATCACTCGCCGCATCATATCGCAATTCGAGCGGAGCGAGTATCCGGACTGGCCGAGGGAGGAGAAGCTGCTCTGCCTATGCGCGGCTCTGCTTCACGACCTGGGGCATGGTCCGTTCTCCCACTCCATCGAGGAAGTCATGGAGTTCGACCATGAGGAATGGAGCTGCCATATAATAGAGGGAAAGACGGAAGTGAACCGGCTTCTGCGGACGGTGGATCCCGATTTTCCGCGCAAGGTGGCATCGGTAATCCGCAAGAACTACGAGAAGCCGATCGTCGTCAATCTCGTCTCGAGCCAGATGGATGCGGATCGGATGGATTATCTGCTGCGGGACGCCTATTTTACGGGCGCGAACTACGGCACGTTCGATCTCGACCGGATCCTG encodes:
- the rsmI gene encoding 16S rRNA (cytidine(1402)-2'-O)-methyltransferase gives rise to the protein MQLQKSFEPTDKGTLYLVATPIGNLEDMTMRAIRILKEVSMIAAEDTRQTRKLLSRFEIDNRLVSYHEHNKASSGPELLRLLEEGSSIALVSDAGMPAISDPGADLARDAAARGIPVVPVPGANAALSALVMSGLPTERFTFAGFPPRDKKALDKWLEPLKALPGTLLLYESPHRIRKTLPALLERLGDREAAMVRELTKRHEEAARGRLSELIAHLEEHEPLGEYCLVIAEGEAEAAQTGAEWWQSLELEQHVEHYERLGRDRKDAVKLAAADRGLSKRDVYNEVMRK
- a CDS encoding AbrB/MazE/SpoVT family DNA-binding domain-containing protein; this encodes MMKSTGIVRKVDELGRVVIPIELRRTLGIGEKDALEIYVDGERIMLKKYEPACIFCGNAENVAYFKGKIVCNSCLSEMPSPVTK